From the genome of Phreatobacter cathodiphilus, one region includes:
- a CDS encoding cupin domain-containing protein — MTASAGRAQRRYHVREEDVQGYHPANHTGTLNRRLISRETVGAESVEMLVGTIEKGNGALPHAHPGIDQICYLLEGAAEAEVDGQRFAMKPGDSCFFPAGMEHVFTVTSETPVRVLVIYTPPYEENPDRVIRRR, encoded by the coding sequence ATGACGGCTTCGGCCGGGCGCGCGCAGCGCCGATACCACGTCCGCGAGGAGGACGTTCAGGGCTACCACCCCGCCAACCATACCGGCACGCTGAACCGCCGGCTGATCAGCCGCGAGACGGTGGGCGCGGAATCGGTGGAGATGCTGGTCGGCACGATCGAGAAGGGAAACGGCGCGCTCCCCCACGCCCATCCCGGCATCGACCAGATCTGCTATCTCTTGGAGGGCGCCGCCGAGGCCGAGGTCGACGGCCAGCGCTTCGCCATGAAGCCGGGCGATTCCTGCTTCTTCCCGGCGGGGATGGAACACGTGTTCACCGTGACCAGCGAGACGCCGGTGCGCGTCCTCGTCATCTACACGCCGCCCTACGAAGAGAACCCGGACAGGGTCATCCGTCGCCGCTGA
- a CDS encoding alpha-ketoacid dehydrogenase subunit beta, with product MSGQSVTLVEAVRLAALQEMRRDPTVWVMGEDVARGGLYGQYKDFLPEFGEERVVSTPISESTIMGAGLGAALVGTRPIIEMRIFDFVMCAMDELVNQIAKIRYMFGGQAKPSVVVRMPHGIWRNSAAQHSQMLESWFVHLPGVIVVTPSTPADAAGLLVSAIRSDDPVLFFDPKNLFPLTGEVASVIEPIPFGKARLAREGRDLTIVSWSAIMPAVEQAAATLAGEGIAADVIDLRTLWPWDQEAVLASVRKTGRLLVVQEAVSVAGFGAEVVSTVVETLGPARVKAARRLGAPRIPIPFSPPLEDAVKVTPAKIVAAAKAAMG from the coding sequence ATGAGCGGGCAGAGCGTCACCCTCGTCGAGGCCGTGCGCCTCGCCGCCCTCCAGGAAATGCGTCGCGATCCCACCGTCTGGGTGATGGGCGAGGACGTCGCCCGCGGCGGCCTCTACGGCCAGTACAAGGACTTCCTGCCCGAGTTCGGCGAGGAGCGCGTCGTCTCCACGCCGATCTCGGAATCGACGATCATGGGCGCCGGGCTCGGCGCGGCGCTGGTCGGCACCCGGCCGATCATCGAGATGCGCATCTTCGACTTCGTCATGTGCGCCATGGACGAGCTGGTGAACCAGATCGCCAAGATCCGCTACATGTTCGGCGGCCAGGCGAAGCCCTCGGTGGTGGTGCGGATGCCGCACGGAATCTGGCGCAATTCGGCGGCCCAGCACAGCCAAATGCTGGAATCCTGGTTCGTCCATCTCCCCGGCGTCATCGTGGTGACGCCGTCGACGCCGGCGGATGCGGCGGGGCTCCTGGTGAGTGCCATCCGCTCCGACGACCCGGTGCTGTTCTTCGACCCGAAGAACCTCTTTCCGTTGACCGGGGAGGTCGCCTCCGTCATCGAACCGATCCCCTTCGGCAAGGCGCGCCTCGCCCGCGAGGGGCGCGACCTCACCATCGTCTCCTGGTCGGCGATCATGCCGGCGGTGGAACAGGCGGCGGCGACGCTGGCGGGCGAGGGCATCGCCGCCGACGTGATCGACCTCCGGACGCTCTGGCCCTGGGACCAGGAGGCGGTGCTGGCTTCGGTTAGGAAGACCGGGCGGCTGCTGGTGGTGCAGGAGGCGGTTTCCGTGGCGGGCTTCGGCGCCGAGGTGGTCTCCACCGTCGTGGAGACGCTCGGGCCGGCGCGGGTGAAGGCCGCCCGCCGGCTCGGCGCGCCGCGCATCCCGATCCCCTTCTCGCCGCCGCTCGAGGATGCCGTGAAGGTGACGCCGGCCAAGATCGTCGCGGCGGCGAAGGCGGCGATGGGATAG
- a CDS encoding acyl-CoA dehydrogenase family protein: MDFSLSEDQQALRAAVERLCARFPDEYWLERDIKGGFPDDFHAAFAEAGFLGVAMPEAYGGSGLGITEAAIMMEAIAASGAGMSGASAIHLNIFGLNPVVVKGSDEQKARMLPPLIAGREKACFGVTEPDAGLDTLKIKTRAERQGDVYVVTGQKIWTSTAQVADKILLLARTTPVSEVKRRTDGLSLFYTSLDRAHVEVREIAKMGRKAVDSNQVFFDRLPVPAADLIGEEGKGFDIILHGLNPERILIAAEAIGLGRAALKRASTYAKERRVFDRAIGQNQAIQHPLAVAWAELEAAELMMLKAATLYDRDEPCGPHANAAKYLAAEAGYRACETAVMTLGGMGYAREFHVERYLREAWIPRLAPVSAQLILSYIAEKVLGLPKSY, from the coding sequence ATGGACTTCTCTCTCTCCGAGGACCAGCAGGCCCTGCGCGCGGCGGTGGAGCGCCTCTGCGCGCGCTTTCCCGACGAGTACTGGCTGGAGCGCGACATCAAGGGCGGCTTTCCCGACGACTTCCACGCCGCCTTCGCAGAAGCCGGCTTTCTCGGCGTCGCCATGCCGGAGGCCTATGGCGGCTCCGGGCTCGGCATCACCGAAGCGGCGATCATGATGGAGGCGATCGCGGCCTCGGGGGCCGGCATGTCGGGGGCCTCCGCCATCCACCTCAACATCTTCGGCCTCAATCCGGTGGTGGTGAAGGGGAGCGACGAGCAGAAGGCGCGCATGCTCCCGCCCCTGATCGCGGGCCGCGAGAAGGCCTGTTTCGGCGTCACCGAACCCGATGCCGGCCTCGACACGCTGAAGATCAAGACGCGCGCCGAGCGGCAGGGCGACGTCTATGTGGTCACCGGCCAGAAGATCTGGACCTCGACGGCCCAGGTCGCCGACAAGATCCTGCTGCTCGCCCGCACCACGCCGGTGTCCGAGGTGAAGCGCCGCACCGACGGGCTGTCGCTGTTCTACACCAGCCTCGACCGCGCCCATGTGGAGGTGCGCGAGATCGCCAAGATGGGCCGCAAGGCGGTGGATTCGAACCAGGTCTTCTTCGACCGCCTGCCCGTTCCCGCCGCCGACCTGATCGGCGAGGAGGGGAAGGGTTTCGACATCATCCTGCACGGGCTCAACCCCGAGCGCATCCTCATCGCGGCGGAGGCCATCGGCCTCGGCCGCGCGGCGCTGAAGCGGGCGAGCACCTATGCCAAGGAGCGGCGCGTCTTCGACCGCGCCATCGGCCAGAACCAGGCGATCCAGCATCCGCTCGCGGTCGCCTGGGCGGAGCTCGAGGCGGCCGAGCTGATGATGCTGAAGGCGGCCACCCTCTACGACCGCGACGAGCCCTGCGGTCCTCATGCCAATGCCGCCAAATACCTCGCGGCGGAGGCCGGCTACCGGGCCTGCGAGACGGCGGTGATGACCCTCGGCGGCATGGGCTATGCCCGTGAATTCCACGTGGAGCGCTATCTGCGCGAGGCCTGGATCCCACGCCTCGCCCCGGTCTCCGCCCAGCTCATCCTCTCCTACATCGCCGAGAAGGTGCTCGGCCTGCCGAAATCCTACTGA
- a CDS encoding alpha-2-macroglobulin family protein, whose protein sequence is MRIRGLVAAAGPFVVAALLGLAGPQDARAEGPGPVDLAQAAPRPQPRPDTAQPQPQRAPVQALPPLRAFQRDDLAEQARRFEASIANKQASDTRPIADIRRDADAAATRGDFRAAARFWEAIALRSGTDSAPWVRYSQALGGIRTNDWRERQQLQTDITASAYMAYSRAANRNEEAFALAHIRQIMVARQQWRPAIDIARAVVETRDTPEAREAYNRLRDQHGFRFRETKIDSDATRPRACFVFTENLRAGRTDFAPYIRQTGVNAPPITVEDRQICVDGLRHGERYSFQLREGLPSSIPGETLTRNVDVSVYVRDRTPAVRFTGRSYVLPRTGQRGLPVVTVNLQSVDVEIIRMGDRSIAQTIQEEFPKPLESYEMQQLISERGISVWKGQLETENRLNADVTTALPVDEAVRTLEPGVYVVTAKPTNAQRRSDDDDGSNGRVAQWFIVSDLGLTALSGVDGVHGYVHSLNSAKPLADVEVRLIARNNEVLGTARTDASGHVRFAPGLTRGEGSQAPSLLVAATAQGDYSFLNLRQPAFDLSDRGVAGREVTGPLDAFLVPERGIYRPGETVYLTTLLRDAKGDAVPNLPLTLIVERPDGVEYRRIVTQDQGAGARAVPIPIVSSAPTGTWRVRAITGPKSPTAGEVRFMVEDFVPDRIAFELAPTEQRLTRDAPFGATVDARYLFGMPGAGLAIEGEVVMETTPSLPDFPGFRFGLGDEEVKRDREPLPDGITTDDAGKARIAARLPRMEDTTRPLSARLQVRVAEPGGRAVERTATVPVLPGTPLIGVKPLFDGDRVSENDTASFELVAVAADGRTRRSATLTWQLLRLETRWIWTRGTSGWASQAIVSTRRIADGEVQATASGAAPRIGAPVPWGRYRLEVTAGGDVAGPTTTVLFESGYGAGGTADTPDVLEMSLDKPSYVSGETMTVSVNARFAGSATVAVMGDRLLAERTVDVPQGRSTIQIPVGRDWGSGAYATVFMRRPLDAAASRMPGRAIGLAWFGIDTAERRLKVTLDAPEKMAPRTALRVPVKVEGLAAGDQAFVTVAAVDLGILTITNYQPPKPDEHYLGQRRLSAEVRDLYGLLIDGMSAVRGSIRSGGDGPSNRFSGAPPAQQPLSLFSGILTVGPDGTAEAVFDIPDFNGTVRLMAMAWTAKKHGSASRDVIARDPVVVTATLPRVLGHADSATARLDLVNAEGPAGAYRVTVRPEGPLRLGQSQATVQLGASGGRGSVSLPLSASGLGVGHLNVQLNGPNGLDVTSRYALGVRPALPDIARRTVLTMEPGQSVTVSSDLLGDFLAGSARVSVSVSPSTAMDVPGLILALDRYPFGCTEQITSRALPLLYLDVLAAAEGGLGLETPVRERIADSIERILSRASGSGSFGLWSAGSNEDAWLDAYVTDFLSRAKEKGYGIPTTAFNLAIERLRTLVVSTNGVGDNKGMDLAYAHYVLARNGRGSLSELRWLADTQLNEIATPVARGQLGAALALMGDMGRAERVMASAVTMLTARGQVDMGRFDYGSRLRDAAALMALGVEARVTRRIVADAQRVVEDLRARTRYLSTQEKVWLVLAAQALIEDAKRIRLDVGGSPHEGALARTIRSDELGRGLDLRNTGPEAVRAVVAVTGTPAQPEPAAANGFTLQRRYMTLAGQPADITRVAQGTRLVVVLQVTEAAPQLGQIMLVDRLPAGFEIDNPSLIASAETSALKWLPAEAVQPDYKAFRDDRFMAAYSRTGGAAGTWQVAYMIRAVTPGRYLVPPATIEDMYRPERAARTAVGQTEVTAGAR, encoded by the coding sequence ATGCGCATCCGGGGTCTTGTCGCGGCCGCGGGGCCGTTTGTGGTCGCCGCACTCCTCGGGCTCGCCGGCCCGCAAGACGCGCGGGCCGAGGGGCCGGGCCCGGTCGATCTCGCCCAGGCGGCGCCGCGGCCGCAGCCCCGTCCCGACACCGCCCAGCCGCAGCCGCAGCGGGCGCCCGTACAGGCGCTGCCGCCGCTGCGCGCCTTCCAGCGCGACGACCTCGCCGAACAGGCGCGTCGCTTCGAGGCGTCCATCGCCAACAAGCAGGCGAGCGACACCCGCCCCATCGCCGACATCCGTCGCGACGCCGACGCCGCCGCGACGCGCGGCGACTTCCGGGCCGCCGCCCGCTTCTGGGAGGCGATCGCGCTGCGCTCCGGCACGGATTCCGCTCCCTGGGTGCGCTATTCCCAGGCGCTCGGCGGCATCCGCACCAACGATTGGCGCGAGCGCCAGCAGTTGCAGACCGACATCACCGCCTCCGCCTACATGGCCTATAGCCGCGCGGCGAACCGCAACGAGGAGGCCTTCGCTCTCGCCCATATCCGTCAGATCATGGTGGCGCGGCAGCAGTGGCGCCCGGCCATCGACATCGCCCGCGCGGTCGTCGAGACGCGCGACACGCCCGAGGCGCGCGAGGCCTACAACCGGCTGCGCGACCAGCACGGCTTCCGCTTCCGTGAGACCAAGATCGATTCCGACGCGACGCGCCCGCGCGCCTGCTTCGTCTTCACCGAGAACCTGCGCGCCGGCCGCACCGATTTCGCGCCCTATATCCGTCAGACCGGCGTCAACGCCCCGCCGATCACGGTGGAGGACCGGCAGATCTGCGTCGACGGCCTGAGGCACGGCGAGCGCTACAGCTTCCAGCTTCGCGAGGGCCTGCCGTCGTCCATCCCGGGCGAGACGCTGACGCGCAACGTCGACGTCTCCGTCTATGTGCGCGACCGCACGCCCGCGGTGCGCTTCACCGGCCGCTCCTACGTGCTGCCGCGCACCGGACAGCGGGGTCTGCCCGTCGTCACGGTCAATCTCCAGTCGGTGGATGTCGAGATCATCCGCATGGGCGACCGCTCCATCGCGCAGACGATCCAGGAGGAATTCCCGAAGCCGCTGGAGAGCTACGAGATGCAGCAGCTCATCAGCGAGCGCGGCATCTCCGTGTGGAAGGGACAGCTCGAGACCGAGAACCGGCTCAATGCCGACGTCACGACCGCCCTGCCGGTGGACGAGGCGGTGCGGACGCTGGAGCCCGGCGTCTATGTGGTGACGGCCAAGCCGACCAATGCGCAGCGCCGCTCGGATGACGACGACGGCAGCAACGGCCGGGTGGCGCAGTGGTTCATCGTCTCCGACCTCGGGCTGACCGCGCTTTCCGGCGTCGACGGCGTGCACGGCTACGTCCATTCGCTGAACTCGGCGAAGCCGCTGGCCGACGTCGAGGTGCGCCTCATCGCCCGCAACAACGAGGTGCTGGGCACGGCGCGCACCGACGCCTCCGGCCATGTGCGCTTCGCCCCCGGCCTCACCCGCGGCGAGGGCTCGCAGGCGCCCTCGCTCCTCGTCGCCGCCACGGCGCAGGGCGACTATTCCTTCCTCAACCTGCGCCAGCCGGCCTTCGACCTTTCCGACCGCGGGGTCGCCGGCCGCGAGGTCACCGGCCCGCTCGACGCCTTCCTCGTTCCCGAGCGCGGCATCTACCGGCCCGGCGAGACGGTCTACCTGACGACGCTGCTGCGCGACGCCAAGGGCGACGCGGTGCCGAACCTGCCGCTGACCCTCATCGTCGAGCGGCCCGACGGCGTCGAATATCGCCGCATCGTCACCCAGGACCAGGGCGCCGGCGCCCGCGCCGTGCCGATCCCGATCGTCTCGTCGGCCCCGACCGGCACCTGGCGCGTGCGCGCCATCACCGGTCCGAAGAGCCCGACGGCGGGCGAGGTGCGGTTCATGGTCGAGGACTTCGTGCCCGACCGCATCGCCTTCGAGCTCGCGCCGACCGAGCAGCGGCTGACCCGCGATGCGCCCTTCGGCGCCACGGTCGATGCCCGCTATCTCTTCGGCATGCCCGGCGCCGGCCTCGCCATCGAGGGCGAGGTGGTGATGGAGACGACGCCGAGCCTCCCTGACTTCCCCGGCTTCCGCTTCGGCCTCGGCGACGAGGAGGTGAAGCGCGACCGCGAACCTCTGCCGGACGGGATCACGACCGACGATGCCGGCAAGGCGAGGATCGCTGCCCGCCTGCCGCGGATGGAGGACACGACCCGGCCGCTCTCGGCGCGCCTGCAGGTGCGTGTCGCCGAACCCGGCGGCCGCGCGGTCGAGCGCACCGCGACCGTGCCGGTTCTTCCCGGCACGCCGCTCATCGGGGTCAAGCCGCTGTTCGACGGCGACCGCGTCTCGGAGAACGACACGGCCTCCTTCGAGCTGGTCGCCGTGGCCGCGGACGGCCGCACACGGCGGTCGGCGACGCTCACCTGGCAGCTCCTGCGACTGGAGACCCGCTGGATCTGGACCCGCGGCACCTCCGGCTGGGCGAGCCAGGCGATCGTCTCGACGCGCCGGATCGCCGACGGCGAGGTTCAGGCGACCGCCTCGGGGGCCGCGCCGCGCATCGGCGCGCCGGTGCCCTGGGGCCGCTACCGCCTCGAGGTGACGGCGGGCGGCGACGTCGCCGGTCCGACGACGACGGTGCTCTTCGAATCCGGCTACGGCGCGGGCGGTACGGCGGATACGCCCGACGTGCTGGAGATGAGCCTCGACAAGCCCTCCTACGTCTCTGGCGAGACCATGACCGTCTCGGTCAACGCGCGCTTCGCCGGCTCGGCCACGGTGGCGGTGATGGGCGACCGGCTGCTCGCGGAGCGCACGGTGGACGTGCCGCAGGGCCGCTCCACCATCCAGATCCCGGTCGGGCGCGACTGGGGTTCGGGCGCCTATGCCACGGTGTTCATGCGCCGGCCGCTGGACGCCGCGGCCTCGCGCATGCCCGGCCGGGCCATCGGCCTCGCCTGGTTCGGCATCGACACGGCGGAGCGCCGCCTGAAGGTGACCCTGGATGCGCCGGAGAAGATGGCGCCGCGCACGGCGCTGCGGGTGCCGGTGAAGGTCGAAGGGCTCGCCGCCGGCGACCAGGCCTTCGTGACGGTCGCCGCCGTCGATCTCGGCATCCTCACCATCACCAACTACCAGCCGCCGAAGCCGGACGAGCACTATCTCGGCCAGCGCCGGCTCTCCGCCGAGGTGCGCGACCTCTACGGTCTCCTCATCGACGGGATGTCGGCGGTGCGTGGTTCCATCCGCTCCGGCGGTGACGGGCCGTCGAACCGCTTCTCCGGCGCACCGCCGGCGCAGCAGCCGCTGTCGCTGTTCTCCGGCATCCTGACCGTCGGGCCCGACGGCACGGCGGAGGCCGTGTTCGACATCCCCGATTTCAACGGCACCGTGCGCCTGATGGCCATGGCCTGGACGGCGAAGAAGCACGGCTCGGCCTCGCGCGACGTCATCGCCCGCGATCCCGTGGTGGTGACCGCGACGCTGCCGCGTGTGCTCGGCCATGCCGACAGCGCCACGGCCCGCCTCGACCTCGTCAATGCCGAGGGGCCGGCCGGCGCCTATCGCGTCACCGTTCGCCCGGAAGGCCCGCTGCGGCTCGGCCAGAGCCAGGCGACGGTGCAGCTCGGCGCCAGCGGCGGCCGTGGTTCCGTCTCGCTGCCGCTCTCGGCCTCCGGGCTCGGGGTGGGGCACCTCAATGTGCAACTGAACGGTCCGAACGGCCTCGACGTGACGTCACGCTATGCGTTGGGCGTCCGCCCGGCCCTGCCGGACATCGCCCGCCGCACGGTCCTCACCATGGAGCCGGGCCAGTCAGTGACGGTCTCCAGCGACCTCCTCGGCGATTTTCTCGCGGGGTCGGCGCGGGTCTCCGTCTCGGTCAGCCCGTCCACGGCGATGGACGTGCCGGGCCTGATCCTGGCGCTGGACCGCTATCCCTTCGGCTGCACCGAGCAGATCACCTCGCGGGCGCTGCCGTTGCTCTATCTCGACGTGCTGGCGGCGGCGGAAGGCGGCCTCGGCCTGGAGACGCCGGTGCGCGAGCGCATCGCCGACTCCATCGAGCGCATCCTGTCGCGCGCCTCCGGCTCCGGCTCCTTCGGCCTGTGGAGCGCGGGATCCAACGAGGACGCCTGGCTCGACGCCTATGTGACGGACTTCCTGTCGCGGGCGAAGGAGAAGGGCTACGGCATCCCCACCACCGCCTTCAACCTCGCCATCGAGCGCCTGCGCACCCTCGTCGTCTCCACCAACGGCGTCGGCGACAACAAGGGCATGGACCTCGCCTATGCGCATTACGTTCTGGCGCGGAACGGCCGCGGCTCGCTCTCCGAGCTGCGCTGGCTCGCCGACACGCAGCTGAACGAGATCGCGACGCCGGTGGCGCGCGGCCAGCTCGGCGCTGCGCTGGCGCTGATGGGCGACATGGGCCGGGCGGAACGGGTCATGGCCTCGGCGGTGACCATGCTCACCGCCCGCGGCCAGGTCGACATGGGCCGCTTCGACTACGGTTCGCGGCTGCGCGACGCCGCTGCGCTGATGGCGCTGGGGGTCGAGGCGCGCGTCACCCGCCGCATCGTCGCCGACGCCCAGCGCGTGGTGGAGGACCTGCGCGCCCGGACCCGCTATCTCTCCACCCAGGAGAAGGTCTGGCTGGTGCTGGCCGCCCAGGCGCTGATCGAGGACGCCAAGCGTATCCGTCTCGACGTCGGCGGCAGCCCGCACGAAGGCGCGCTGGCGCGGACGATCCGCTCCGACGAGCTCGGCCGCGGCCTTGACCTGCGTAACACCGGTCCCGAGGCCGTGCGCGCCGTCGTCGCCGTCACCGGCACCCCGGCGCAGCCCGAGCCGGCCGCCGCCAACGGCTTCACCCTGCAGCGCCGCTACATGACGCTTGCCGGCCAGCCGGCGGACATCACCCGCGTCGCCCAGGGCACGCGCCTCGTGGTGGTGCTGCAGGTGACGGAGGCGGCCCCGCAGCTCGGCCAGATCATGCTGGTCGACCGCCTGCCGGCCGGCTTCGAGATCGACAATCCGAGCCTCATCGCCTCGGCGGAGACCTCGGCGCTGAAATGGCTGCCGGCGGAGGCCGTGCAGCCCGACTACAAGGCCTTCCGTGACGACCGCTTCATGGCCGCCTACAGCCGCACGGGCGGCGCCGCCGGCACCTGGCAGGTGGCCTACATGATCAGGGCGGTGACGCCGGGGCGCTATCTCGTGCCCCCCGCCACCATCGAGGACATGTACCGGCCCGAGCGGGCGGCGCGCACCGCGGTCGGACAGACCGAGGTGACGGCCGGCGCCCGCTAG
- a CDS encoding Bug family tripartite tricarboxylate transporter substrate binding protein — protein sequence MIDRRTLIASAAAMAVAAPARAAWPERPITLVVPFAAGSGTDTVARIVAQQLASRLGQGVVVENRAGANGSVAATFVARSEPDGYTLFMTTNTSHSANPSLMKTLTYDPVKDFTPVARMGNLPFLLVVDPKLPVTSVKELVAHAKANPGKLTYASGNSTGIVAGATFAKRAGVDILHVPYRSTPPAITDIIGGRISMMFVDITASLTQINAGSLRALAVTTAERSKLLPNLPSMQEAGVAEFDITSWNGVFGPARMPPEIVGRLNRELAAIATDPEITKKLAEIGFDAFTQTPDDLGAFVKAQIANWARMIKEAGIEPQ from the coding sequence ATGATCGACCGCAGAACCCTCATCGCCAGCGCCGCCGCCATGGCGGTCGCCGCGCCGGCGCGCGCCGCCTGGCCGGAACGGCCCATCACCCTCGTCGTGCCCTTCGCCGCGGGCAGCGGCACCGACACGGTGGCGCGCATCGTCGCCCAGCAGCTCGCCTCCCGCCTCGGCCAGGGCGTCGTGGTGGAGAACCGGGCGGGCGCCAACGGCTCGGTGGCGGCGACCTTCGTCGCCCGCTCGGAGCCGGACGGCTACACGCTCTTCATGACGACCAACACGTCGCATTCGGCCAATCCCAGCCTGATGAAGACGCTGACCTACGATCCGGTGAAGGATTTCACCCCGGTGGCGCGGATGGGCAACCTGCCCTTCCTGCTGGTGGTCGACCCGAAGCTGCCGGTGACCTCGGTGAAGGAGCTGGTCGCCCATGCCAAGGCCAATCCGGGCAAGCTGACCTACGCCAGCGGCAATTCCACCGGCATCGTCGCCGGGGCCACCTTCGCCAAGCGCGCCGGCGTCGACATCCTGCACGTGCCCTATCGCTCGACGCCGCCGGCCATCACCGACATCATCGGCGGGCGCATCTCCATGATGTTCGTCGACATCACCGCCTCGCTCACCCAGATCAATGCCGGCTCGCTCAGGGCGCTGGCGGTCACCACGGCGGAACGGTCGAAACTCCTGCCGAACCTGCCCTCGATGCAGGAGGCGGGCGTCGCCGAGTTCGACATCACCTCTTGGAACGGCGTGTTCGGCCCGGCGCGCATGCCGCCGGAGATCGTCGGCCGCCTCAACCGGGAACTCGCCGCCATCGCCACCGATCCGGAGATCACCAAAAAGCTCGCCGAGATCGGTTTCGACGCCTTCACCCAGACGCCCGATGACCTCGGCGCCTTCGTCAAGGCTCAGATCGCCAACTGGGCGCGCATGATCAAGGAAGCCGGCATCGAGCCGCAGTGA
- a CDS encoding thiamine pyrophosphate-dependent dehydrogenase E1 component subunit alpha, whose translation MQPTHNVQRLLDLYRTMSRIRAFETAALTAHKEGVVPGPLHVSIGQEGVAAGVCLNLTTEDRITSNHRGHGHAIAKGAGIQGMMRELFGREGGHCRGKGGSMHIADFSVGMLGANGVVSGGIPIAVGAAQGLKMKRSSAIAVCFFGDGAINRGPFLEGLNWAALYTLPVLFVCEDNGVSAFTATESVTAGPGVIARAESLGVPGVTVDGNDVMAVDEAAARLAAEVRAGKGPRLLHAKTFRITGHTSTDAAAWRDPASVEAAKKRCPIDRLAVLLGERGVAAADLAAVRSAAEAEMAAAVLDAKGAPWPDEAIAYDDVQDVGAVAYAGVSA comes from the coding sequence ATGCAACCGACCCACAACGTCCAGCGCCTGCTGGATCTCTACCGGACCATGAGCCGCATCCGCGCCTTCGAGACGGCCGCCCTCACCGCCCACAAGGAGGGCGTGGTGCCGGGGCCCCTGCACGTCTCCATCGGCCAGGAGGGCGTCGCGGCGGGCGTCTGCCTCAACCTGACCACCGAGGATCGCATCACCTCCAACCACAGGGGCCACGGCCATGCCATCGCCAAGGGCGCCGGCATCCAGGGCATGATGCGCGAGCTGTTCGGGCGCGAGGGCGGCCATTGCCGCGGCAAGGGCGGCTCCATGCACATCGCCGACTTCTCGGTCGGCATGCTGGGCGCGAACGGCGTCGTCTCGGGCGGCATTCCCATCGCGGTCGGCGCGGCGCAGGGGCTGAAGATGAAGCGTTCCTCCGCCATCGCCGTGTGCTTCTTCGGCGACGGTGCCATCAACCGTGGGCCCTTCCTCGAGGGGCTCAACTGGGCGGCGCTCTACACGCTCCCCGTCCTCTTCGTCTGTGAGGACAACGGCGTCTCCGCCTTCACCGCCACGGAGAGCGTGACGGCGGGGCCGGGCGTCATTGCCCGCGCGGAATCGCTCGGGGTGCCGGGCGTCACCGTGGACGGCAACGACGTGATGGCGGTGGACGAGGCGGCCGCCCGCCTCGCGGCGGAGGTGCGCGCCGGCAAGGGCCCGCGGCTCCTGCACGCCAAGACCTTCCGCATCACCGGCCACACCTCGACGGATGCCGCCGCCTGGCGTGATCCGGCCAGCGTGGAGGCGGCGAAGAAGCGCTGCCCGATCGACCGGCTCGCGGTCCTGCTCGGCGAACGGGGTGTCGCCGCGGCCGATCTCGCCGCCGTCCGCAGCGCAGCCGAGGCCGAGATGGCGGCGGCGGTCCTCGATGCGAAGGGGGCGCCCTGGCCGGACGAGGCCATCGCCTATGACGACGTGCAGGACGTCGGCGCGGTCGCCTATGCGGGAGTTTCGGCATGA